Proteins encoded by one window of Sorex araneus isolate mSorAra2 chromosome 3, mSorAra2.pri, whole genome shotgun sequence:
- the LOC129403436 gene encoding cytochrome c oxidase assembly protein COX14 has translation MPTAKQLADIGYKTFSTSMILLTVYGGYLCSARIYQFFQRRSSERQAAEEQKTSGVL, from the coding sequence ATGCCAACTGCCAAGCAGCTAGCTGACATTGGCTACAAGACCTTCTCTACCTCCATGATTCTCCTCACCGTGTATGGGGGATACCTCTGCAGTGCCCGAATCTACCAATTTTTCCAGCGGCGTAGCTCAGAGAGACAGGCTGCGGAAGAGCAGAAGACTTCAGGAGTTCTGTGA